A stretch of DNA from Bactrocera neohumeralis isolate Rockhampton chromosome 6, APGP_CSIRO_Bneo_wtdbg2-racon-allhic-juicebox.fasta_v2, whole genome shotgun sequence:
aatcgacgaagaggtggtgtgtgtcgattcttctttcacgggtcttttccaagatttgccgatggtgaatatctggtcggttgttgattttctaggcctaaagccgcactgataaggtccaatcagtttgttgacggtgggtttcagtccttcacacagtacgctcgatagaaccttatatgcgatgttgaggaggcttatcccacggtagttgacgcagacTGTGGGGTCTCCCTATTTGTGGTATGGGCAGGGcaacttaaattccaatcgttgggcatgctttcgcccgaccatattttacaaagaagctgatgcatgcttcttatcagttcttcgccgccgtgtttgaatagctcggccggtaatccatcggcccccgccgctttgttgtttttcagacaggtaattgctatttggatttcttcatggtcgggcaatggaacgtctgcacCATCGTCATTGAATGGGGAATCGGATTTGCCATCTCCTGATGTtaagctttcactgccattcagcaggctggaaaagtgttcccttcataattttactGTGATCTGGGCCTCAGTCACTAAATCATACTCTGGTCTTGAAAGTATATTAAGTATTACTACTCTTTCAAAAACAATTCTTGTGATATTATGTAATGATAACTCATCTAATTATTCTtacgaaaaatatatgttggtatatttgttgttagtttttgcagcattaccAACCATCATTtgaaagataaatatttgtaatttttgtacattttaattGGATAAATGTTCAAAATATGGTTGTAAACAAGAGATTCTGTGTTGCACATGCATTTTCATACACGATGTTGATGAGTTATGTTGGCAAGCATCTCGCCACCTTCCTACAAACTATGGGAGACGTGGCGACGTGTGTGGTTTTTTCAAAAGCTGATACACTCACATACAGACTacgttacatatgtatgcttgttttcaaccatatttatttgcataacttAATTGTATTTATACACACctgattttatataaacatttatattttctcttcCCAAAAAAATGGCAGTGAAATAATATTCTCATTTTGTTTCTATTTGCAGGTAAGTTCTGACGCAGATGGATGTGACAACACGATgtttacacacataaatatgtaggcATGCATGCAGCGTGACTGGCAGCTGAGCGCTTTCGATGATCTGCGTAGGTTGGTATTTTCATAAACTCAATGAAACGTAACACCGAAATGCCGCCGCCCTCATGCATAGCCGAAGTTCGGCACTTAAAAGTTACATGTCTGTGTCAAAagcacacaaaaacacacacagttACATGTTTTTTTGTATGCCGTTTAAGTGTGTGTGCGTAGGCGAAAAACTTTCTCGCCTACACATTGTTGTTTTGTTATAGCCTCGACGGCGATGCTGCCAAATATCACCGGGAACAAcgaaatgttgctcatacgccgcAGCGTGCCATTAGGCTTTCGGCTACACCGCAGCAGCCAAGAGCTGTGAATATGCAGCAGGTTTGCTGGTACCGCTACACTTGTTTACACGCTTAAGTAAACATACACGCTTCttgtgcatacacacacacacacatttacttaATGACTTACGTATGTACAGCAACGCCGACTTAAAGCGCGCCTGTAAGTAGGCATGGCGgaaagtgtgtgtgtgggccGCACACAGTTATAAATATGCAGCTCGCAGCGCGTGGGTGTGTGCAAGGAAAACGCTTCTGTTGATTTTCGTAATTCCTTGAGCCTAGATTGTGGCCGATTTTGCTGACATACATTTCCCTTtagacatgtgtgtgtgtttgtgtgcgtataAATTACCTTTTACTCTTTTTGATGAGCCTCAGCACTTCCTCAGCTCTATGTTTTGCGAAGTTTCCCGCTGATAATATCTCTGTGATTACTCtgctttgtaaatatgtatatgtgtgagtaGCAATCCGGAAAGGTTTGGATGTGATGTGTGATCTTCGAGGAGCtttagtgcaaaatttcaactaataaaaggtttataaaataaaaattagtaaaatttttcagtttttccttTCAATACAAAACAACTTCTTatcaatattatttacatataaagcTAGCTGTTAGTACAATGAGGTCCTTACAACTTTTGCTGTTAATAATTTTCAGGAATTCTTTCAAACCTCACATTAAAGTCTCTTAGTAAAAGTAATAtgattttaaatactttaatatttcaattcgGTATTCGTTACAATGCGCTGCAATAAATCAAGTGCTTGCCTGAGGGTTAAGCGTGAATTTGGCATTTCACTTTCACAATCGCAAGAACGGCATTTTGACGGCACTCAAAGGCGTTCGAACGCTGCTCAAGTTTTGACAGATGCATTCGCTTTGCATTTTGCCACATCTCTGCTTTCAGCTGTCAAAGTTCTCTCGGCAATCGGTTGTCAGCGTTTTGATTTATTGCATGCACGTGCCATTTTTTCATAAGAATTTTCCTGAATACCTAGAAGTTTTGAATGCAATCGAACGTTTGTTGGAAATTTCAAATGcgcatattttgaaaatttcgcacaAATGTCGAATTGTGCTTCGAATATACCAGACGGTCACTGCTCAATGCTGTAAAACTATTTGattattaattaaacaattaattttttgaaaaaaattaaaaagttgtatttaaatatagtgaaatataaatttatttttggttccAAAAAAATCTGTAATCACCCATGAATGTGAGAAATATGTTTAGGAGATACGTAAACTTCTCGTTTAAGGAGTTACATGgttttcctcgggtaaaaaacagccttttttcaaccatttttttctcataatagggtagtcgaaaaagttttttcgtatttctaatcatactccaatttttatactctcgcaacaatgttgctaaggagagtattatagttttgttcacataacggttgtttgtaagtcctaaaactaaaagagtcagatatagggttatgtataccaaagtgatcagggcgacgagtagagtcgaaatccggatgtctgtctgtccgtccgtccgtccgtgcaagctgtaactggagtaaaaattgagatgatgaaacttggtacacgtatttcttggctccataagaaggttaagttcgaagatgggcaaaatcggcccactgccacgcccacaaaatggcggaaaccgaaaagcttaaaagtgtcataactaagccataaataaagatattaaagtgaaatttggtacaaagaatcgcattagggaggggcatatttggacgcaatttttttggaaaagtgggcgtggccccgccccctactaagttttttgtacatatctcggaaactactatagctatgtcaaccaaactctacagagtcgttttcttcaggcattcccatatacagttcaacaatggaagaaatcggataataaccacgcccacctcccatacaaaggttatgttgaaaatcactaaaagtgcgttaaccgactaacaaaaaacgtcagaaacactaaattttacggaagaaattgcagaaggaagctgcacccaggctttttttttaattgaaaatgggcgtggcctcgcccacttatgaaccaaaaaccatatctcaggaactactagaccgatttcaatgaaattcggtatataatattttcctaacaccctgatgacatgtacgaaatatgggtaaaatcggttcataaccacgccttcttccaatataacgctattttgaattccatctgatgccttttctgtgtaatacgagtatatatgtacattaggaactaatgatgatagcggaataaaactttaaaaaaatacggtatttgaaaaatatgtaaatgacgtataatgaaatcttgattatcactttatcatgcgagagtataaaatgttcggtgacacccgaacttagcccttccttacttgttttttgtatacttataatgaactttaatgaaccaaatatgtaccattttgatcgaccacCAACAATGTGATTGGttcactggagatatacgacagcAACGACAtcttttgacaaaatacgaaaagactttttcgactgcctatataaaaaattaaataatttattagaactttttattgttacaaacatacactattaacaaagaaattctgaaacttttggaaaaaaatattttaaaatcggccattgcgacgccatttccggtgaccccttgggaaaaagatgcgcccgccttgtcaggataactccttacggGATCATCTATAGTGCAGAAATACATGTTTTGGTTAAAACCTTAagttagaacttggacgaaggaaaaaaattctTCCTCTAAGTCTTTAAGAACTGTATCTCAAAGATcggtgtaaaatttcatgaagaccggttcagtagttctcgagaagtcttgccaatcgacttcaaaaacacagtttcgagaaaaacgcgtttaaagtcggcgcacttagcctagcaagccgcgagcgcacaagttctcaaggctgtatcttcgaaactaaaacttggatcaacttgaaaatttaggacaatattccggaggtattgtagaatttaataagataataaaaaaaattgatttttttaaagcttttaacaAAATCACAAAGAATAACCGGgtttcaataaagaaaaagaaaagcacGAATTGCTGTAACAAACAAATCTAACCTTTTTCACAATCATTAGCACTaatgaaatacataaaattatcataaataaaatatcgcaAAATAGCGCTTTGTTGCCTTCTGCTCCGCGCTTTGTTTAGTGGCGCGATATTCACTGGTTAACCCGGAATTGTAAAGTGTGGATGTCTCCTTTGAGCAGCTATGCTATATCTAATTGATAAAGCGCAAAATTAATTATAGAGCTTAGCATGCAgacgtatatgtgtgtgtgtgtgcgcgtgtgtgttgGCGGTATTTAGCTGCTAATACGTAAATTAATCGACTAATGGCCGTTTAACCGCTGCCGTCGAAGCGCGACCAGCGCATTTATCATACACACAGACATAACGGAATATATTTGTTCGCGTGTCGACGACCACAAAAGATTTATTATGCATATGTGTTCGCgtgcgaatgtgtgtgtgtcgccTGCATTGTACAAATGCATATTTAATGCGATTCTAAGCGCATTCATGAgcatgtgtgcgcgtgtgtggtAGCATGTAGCGTTACTTTGTGGCATGCATGCATATTATAGATTTAGCGTTATTTACTGATAAATGAAATGATTATAATGAAAAATGGTCGTGGAAATTTTCCGTGTGTTGCGCTTGTATCGCAGCAGCATCCTCTGGGTACGACATACAGTCAAGCATTGGAAATGTGTGTCTtcgtttttaaaaagaaatattttgtatatattctgCTTTGATTGTTTCTATGAAAGACTACGTGATTTTGACTACTATACTTGGTCTTATAAAGTAGCTGAGACCGGGTACAGTTCATTCCTTTCTAAAATCAAGACACTCAACAATAGTCATAGTCACATAGTTTTGTTGAATAGATATATCCTTGATAGGAAGCGTTTTTCCAACTTGGCTTTTAAATATCGTCTAAAATGTCGAATCTGTGAGTATCAAAGTAGGTTCTCATATATCGTTAGACTCGTTCTACTCGATTTCTAGGAACCAAATTGTCTTAtgaacaagttttttaaaaGCAGTTGACTTATTAGAATTCTCAAGGTGGGTTCAAAGACTTTTAAAAGATATGTAAGCATGAGAACGGCACATATTGGATAAACAATTATTCTTCGTCATGCCGTTTTGAACTTAGTTTGTTGGTAGATGATATAAATGTTTTCATTAATCATCCAAAACTATTAGCTTGGAATACCTACTGTAAGCTCACTCTGTTTACCTCCATTGAATCCATTCATTGAGCAGCTTATTCAAAAACTACTGCATACCTAATAGAGCTGTTTACCATCATTGCGGTCGACAGTGAATTTCCACACTTTCCACGGCAACAACTGTCTGCACTTTAGTTTGTTCCTTTCAGTAACTTTTTATGACTTCCACACCCGCAATGTTCACCGACTTTGCAGCATTTTTCCGACTGAAGTGGCACAACATTAACATTTAATCATTATCTGTCAAACAGTTGACAGCGAATACCCGACAATGAAAAGAACATGGCAATAGCAAGTGGAAGCGAGATAGTGCGAAAATTGTTGCTGTTTATATTGATTTTGTACGCGAAGACGCCTCTGATGGATTTCGCTTATCCATGCTCATTCTATCAATGCTAGCATAATTAGATTTGTTAGAGCTGTGGCAAACGGCATTCGATAGCATAAATATAGTACATACGAATGTGTAGGTAGACGAATAAACAGTTCGTTTATTGGACGCTTGAATGATTGGAGACATACTCTTATGCCGGCACTCGAGCATTTCACTCGGCCAGTGGAAGAACGAAACATTACAATGTTGTTTGGCTCTTTTTGGTATTGATTTATGACTATAATTCTGAAGGCTTTCTGCgcccgagtttacaacagcgcgcgagtctctgtttggcgccaattggagattccaagtatatCCATGTCCTTCTCCAACTGATCTTCCCAAGGAaatggaggtctttctctttctctgcttcctctAATGATAATTCCATCGAATgctctcagagctgaagtgtttttgtccattcgaAAGACCTAACCCAGCCAGCGCTGAGTCTttatttgctgaactatgtcaatgtcgacgtatatctcgtacagctcatcgttccattgactgcggatttcgccgtggtcaacgcgcaaaggatcataaatcttccgcagaacccttctctcgaaaactcgtaacgccgactcatcagatgttgtcatcgtccatgtctctgcgccatatagcagggcgCGGATGGGGAGTggcttgtagagtttggtctttgttcgtcgagagaggactttattttaaGAGAAATAAAGGTTATGTAGGATACCACGTTTTAGATGATGGTCCGATATCTAGAACCTTGTTCCAATTGGACCTCTCCTTTGACAAATTGTACACCGGAAATTCATAAGCCGAAAACGATGGTAAAGCATTGCAGCCGATTCTgcgtaataataatattgtgaTTAGTACCGACATATtagcatcacaaaggactacattatTAGTCTACGtgtgatctttgatcagccatctaaactaacctaacctaacatattAGCCCCAGCCGATTCCACTTGACTATAATAATTtagaataatattattaattacgCTATCAAAACTCGTTTTTATTtgggaattttaaaataagttgaaataatACTGTAAACAATACATTTTGATCGTAACCATGCAGTAGCTCACTTCCTGAGCCATATCGAACCGTAAGGGTAGGTGGAGTATGCGCTGTAGTAAGGCGAATAGGCCGAGTAGGGAGCATAAGCAGCGGCATAAGGAGCGTAGGCGGCGTAGGGCGAAGTGTAGGTGGCAGCAAACGGAGTGCCAACCAGAGACGTCGAGTAGCTGACCACTGGAGCGATAATGCTGGGCTTGGCGGCCACCAGAGCGAAAAGCGCGAAACAACACAGGCCAAACTAGAAGAAGTTGGAAGTAAAAAGTTAAAACTCAATTACTGCGTTGGTCCTTTCCTCCAAAAAATAAGGAGGCAGCGTAGAACAAAAACCACTTACGAATTTGAAcatcttttttaaattgtttaagcGGAGCGTGCTGCGTTGACTTAAGTTTAATATTGCGCTACAAATGAGACTGTTTAATCAAAGCCGTTGATATAAGCTTTTATATACGAATTCTGGCCACCATTTACAGCCTCCAATAGTCCATGTATAGCCAGTATGTGCGGCAAGCAGAATAAGTTCTAAAGCCCAACGGCTAGTACTTCAAGCGTCGCTACACGGCAGCCGGCTGTGCGCTAATGGCCACGTTAAGTGCTCATTACTGTCACtgacaacaaaaacgaaacacATTAACTACACACAAAGGTGCGCATGGGTGTGTGTGCATCGTAGGTGAATAGTTTTTGCTTTCGCATTTTTTCCGACCACTTTTTGCATCACTTGCGTGGCTGTCCATGGCACGTCCGTGTGCCGGGCCGTTGCGTGCAGACGCTGCCGCAGTTGATGGCGCGCTAGTTGGCTGCGGTGTGAGGCCTGCTTGGTgcgtgtgcgcgtgtgtgtttgGCAGTAGATATTTTTGGTTTGTGCCTCGCAGTGGCGCGGTGTGGACGGCATACTAATTCCCACACATGGCTTTGGGGTTATTTTCATCAAACTGCTAAGTTAGTACTTTTGCTTTTATTCGCCACTGTGTTGTTGTCTGGTGTCGGTAATGCTGCTCATTCTTGCTCGCAGACACATAATAACGATTTCGACTTGCCGCGCTTGCGTTTCCATTTCAAATTGCTGCTAACATTCTTGGGCTTTGTTCTCAAATCATGCAATAACTCAATTATGACACCCGACGACAGGCAGATTTACGAATtccacacatacaaatgcatgttAGAGTTTGAGTTTGTGTTTTTTAAATTCTCAAACGTGCAccttttcatacatatgtacatttgggCTTGTAAAGTTACAGATTTGGGGAAGGTCAGGCAGCAGCACTTGGGTCCGAGGTTTCGTATTAGTATTGACGTTGGGTTGTCGCACGTGGTCACACCTACTTCCGAATCGGATGCATTTACTTATaagcaaacataaatatttgacgtTTGGCTCATTGCTTTGAATCTATCGTATAAATCGTGATATCGTGAACGCGCTTTGCATACTAATTTCTGTATGTGTTTGAGGGAAAATTAATATGATTTTGGTAAACGAAATTGATGTGTGAATCATTCGCTGAAGACTCCGAGGGTCATCGATCAttgtatttgtttacaatttttaggTTGAACGAACTCTTGATCCCTTGACAGgttctcaaaaaaattattatgcttcaaatgtaaaaaaagaataattggCACGGACGGAAGTGTGCTCCAACAATGGTTTCGGCAATCAAAAAACCCCAATGGGAAGTTAGAATAGAATATGGGTATCACGCTTGTATGAAATAAAGGTCACTAAGGCTGTGTATTGAGATTCTTCAACGAATGCTTATGAAAggttgaatattttaatatctttttaaaatgacctcacaaaagtcataaaaatatcaaaaaataagatAACTAATTCTCTAAGATCCGTTACTTATTGGGGCCTCAGATAATAAAGAATCTTTGAGTGTAATTCTACCACTAATTTGCCCTTTGGTGTTGGATTGACACTTCACAAATCGATTAATTCCAAAGCAAAGTCCGAAAATGGTGagattttttctacttttgaagtatacatatatataaatataaatatatttatatgtaaacatCCTTATTCATGGTACTTATGGAACAACTTTGAGTAGAAAAcctttgtattaaaattttttgaacttttaacaTTTTACTAAGCGTTAAGATCACTCTTCTACAAAAAAACGgaagaaattattttcattataaaattttatcacAAAAGTAGGAGACAGCCATCCCAGCATTAAACTACAATCAAGTAAGTACCGAAAATAAGAAGGCGAGTATTTTGTATGGATATCACGAGCGTTAAATGTTCGCATTGGCTTCTGCTTTGTGCTGACATTCGTTTGCCACCCACACACGCCTCGTGCATTAATATACTTAACTAAGTAATTAGGCAATTTCGATGTCGTataagaaaattgtatttaaactCGATCAATCAGCCAATTTGCCATCAGTTCCATTTTGCACCACCACAGCGAAACAACtagcaaacaacaaaagaatCAAAATGTTCAAATACGTAAGTGAAAATCGTTGTCCACAATTAGCGActcatttgaaaataattatttataataatcctTTATAAACTCTTCTATATGCAGTTCGCTCTCGTCTTCGTTGCGCTCTTCGCCTTCGCCGCCGCCGAGCCTAAGCCCGCTGTGGTAGCAGCACCATTGGCCTACTCAGCTTACTCAGCCCCCTTGGTCGCCTCCCCCTACGCCGCTGCCTATGCTGCTCCATATGCCGCTTACGCCGCCGCTCCATATGCCGCCTACGCTTCACCCTACGCCGCTTACTCCGCTTACCCATACAGCGCCGCCTACGTGCTCCGCAAGTGAATGCAAGCTGTaaatctaatatacatatgtataacagtTGAAGAAGTGAATGGACAATTGATTTCGAATATGAATTCTcaggaaaaaataaaacgaccatttaaataacaaaaagctttttactttttttactacCACAAAAGACATGTTTTCTGCTTAAGGACaatatttgataacaaaataGTATTCTCACTAAATTGCAGTTAATTTCGCAGAACTGTCACGTAAATTTTCTTAGATATGGGGCTAAAATTGACTACATTGTGGGAAGGGACAATACAATTATATTATCCCTTAGCACAGTGTATTTAGAACTGTCACTCGTTGAGGGTTGCCATTTCAGCGGATGATCGTAAGTTCGAATTTCAAGCTTGACGGAGtcgaaaaaaaggtttttataaACCAAATAAAGTAAAACAAGGTGAAATATGGATGCAAGATCttgtaataaaacgtatcaGCTTTTCAAAGGCACCTAAGGAGAGCTCTTCTAAAAGGTCTACCAACAAGAACGACGtgatttaaaaatgaaataaaacactcaAATTTGGTCAAAATGAGTTCTTTTCTTTGTTAtgtagataattttatgccatttatgatttgaacaaaatgtcgACCAAATGTCCTATATGACTCCCTTTGCATATCTCCACCCGTTTACGCCACTTTTCGATGATCTGGAGTAGCATTTCGGCTGGAATTCCGGCTATAGTGCACTCCATGTTGTTTTCGAGCTCCTCAAGTGTTGTTGGTTGATTTGCGTACATCTTTGATTTAACATAATTCCAGCGAAAATAATCCACAGGTGTTAAATCGCAGGATTTTGGCAGCCAAATGACTGGACCGAATTTAACGAGTCGCCAAACTTTGCACGCAATGTGTCCAAGACATTGCAGCATCGTCTTGTTGAAGTTGCATCGTATTAAAACGCTCTCTATTGATGTTAACGGCATTTTCGGagtcatttcgaaagaaataaggaCCGATGATGTCGCCATACCACAATCCGCAACAAAcagtaaattttttggaatgtaATTGCGTTTCCTGAACCACAAAAGATTTGACTCACTACACTGAACCTCAcctgagaagatgattttcgaTGAACgtgaatttgtgaatttttcgaGGGACGTGAATTTGCgtaaaaatcttggaaaattgCCAAGCATTGTACCAAAGTGAAACGTGACATGATGAGATATCAAACTTTACCGAACACACcgacaaaatttgacacaaatccgTAAACAAACAGGGTCACCATGGAATGTCAAAATGTTTGACGTTttaatgtttattgttgtttttgtagcggcagaattatgccgagttgacagttcttAAAAATCCAGGTCCATTATAATTACGTAGACTCGACTGTCCTGGGAACGATCAAAATCTCATCATCCCTATTGGTAGACGCTGTATATGTTATATGATGGTAACTATAAATTCGATAGTGGAAATATATAGCCACAAGTCTAGGTGCTCATTGGAGCCATTTTCCCACACTTGCTTTTTTTTATCTCTAATAACCAAAAATCGAGATTAAAGCCTCAACACTATTGTAGTCAGGTAACCTATATTATAACTGCTatggaataaataaaaaagttcaaacTATTTTCCTGAAATACTTATGGACCTATCCtttctataaatatacaaatggaAATAATGGAATTTTCTCGTTGATTAAGTCAagcttaatgaaataaaaaatccaaatcattttcgtttttacttttccatttatttatgcTTTTCTCTTAATATTTTCGACCATTTGCCTATGGAATATCCAGTCACTTtcaggcttttttaaaattcgCGCACACTTTGCTCCATAATTTACTTGCGGAGCACATAGGCGGCGCTGTATGGGTAAGCGGAGTAGCCAGCATAGGGTGAAGCGTAGGCGGCATAGGGAGCGGCGGCATAAGCGGCGTATGGGGCAGCATAGGCAGCGGAGTAGGGGGAGGCGACCAGAGGAGCTGAGTAAGCTGAGTAGGCCAATGGTGCTGCTACCACAGCGGGTTTAGGCTCGGCAGCGGCGAAGGCGAAGAGCGCGACGAAAACGAGAGCGAACTGCAAGTACATAgatgaagtaattaaaaaaggATTGTCGaatcgatatatacatatacatatggattTATGAAATTGGAAGGATTCCAGAACTATGGCAAATCAAATTCACTTACGTATTTGAACATTTTGATGGCTTTGTTGTTTGGTGGTTGTTTTACTGTGGTGGAGCAAAATGGAACTGATGAAATTTTTAGTGAAGGCTCGAGCTTAAATACAATTTGCGAATACAATGGCTGTATATTGAAGgtaaatatgtacaagtatatgagTTGGTGCGCACAAATCATTTGCATGTACTTGGGCCGAATTGGGTGGGTGAACGAACGAAAAGCTGACATTACTGACCTATACACGTATGTGTTTGGCTTGTTGAATTAGTTAGTGCTTATTAGTCGTGCTTACATTGACATTTGTActcatataagtatgtgtgtattgaGCTAAACTTAAACAAGCCACGGCTCAGATATTGTAAGGTCAAGGGACACCCAATTGGGAAGTCAGTCGTGATAGTCACTCATAACTTCAAATCATATCAACAtttctaaatttcaaaatattggtttttataaatgttatttgaggaaatgatttattttatatttatttgaaaaattttacacacaaAAATAACTTTGTTGAACTGAAACGACAGTGAAAACGAAG
This window harbors:
- the LOC126761628 gene encoding cuticle protein 16.5-like, yielding MFKYFALVFVALFAFAAAEPKPAVVAAPLAYSAYSAPLVASPYSAAYAAPYAAYAAAPYAAYASPYAGYSAYPYSAAYVLRNLICSAILNLSQRSTLRLNNLKKMFKFFGLCCFALFALVAAKPSIIAPVVSYSTSLVGTPFAATYTSPYAAYAPYAAAYAPYSAYSPYYSAYSTYPYGSIWLRK
- the LOC126763712 gene encoding RNA-binding protein 24-like, which encodes MSYKKIVFKLDQSANLPSVPFCTTTAKQLANNKRIKMFKYFALVFVALFAFAAAEPKPAVVAAPLAYSAYSAPLVASPYAAAYAAPYAAYAAAPYAAYASPYAAYSAYPYSAAYVLRK